GCGACATATCCCCCGAATGGGTATCGGGATTTGTCGACTGGCTCCACCGGCAACATCCCGGCAAACCACAAACTGCCGATTTTTACGTTCGCAACACCCGTGCTCTGTATAATCAGGCCGTCAAACTGCTGGTACACGACCAACATCTACGAGTCAATCCGTTCGAAGGGATCGCAATTAAAGGCATACGCCGTTCGGGCAGAGCCCTCTCACAACGGGAAGTACGAGGATTACTTTCCACCAAGCTGCGTTGCCGGCTCAGCCGCTCACAGAAAGAAACACTCGATCTTCTACTTTTTATGCTTTATATGCGGGGAATGGTATTTCAAGATATTTTCAACTTGCGCCGTAATGCGGTCGACGCTCATGGGCATATACAATATTTACGCAGTAAAACCGGTATTCCGATCAACTTCATCGTACCGCCCGAAGCATTGAAGATTATGAATGACTACAGCCGTATCAATTCACCTTATGTTTTTCCCTTCCTACATATGCACCATAAAATAAAAGAAAAAGAAATCGGCGAAGAATCCGCATTACGTCGTGTCAACCGGCATGCTCTCGCAATCGGTGAAAAAGCGGGACTCTCTACTCCCCTCACTACTTACGTAATAAGACATACTTGGGCGACACTGATGCTCGAAGCCGGAAAACCGGTCGAACTCATCAGCCAATGCCTGGGACATACTTCTATACGTACCACTCAAATTTATCTCTCGAAAATTTCTATTCATAAAGTCGATCGTGAAGTAGAGGATATGGTTAATCTGATGTTGAGAAACGGAACAAAACGACCCGGAAGCCCAATCGGGAAAAAGAAAATCGATAACAACATAAAAAACAATGAGAAAAGCCGGAGTGTAAAACAAGAATATGACAAATCAAAATCACATACCCATAAGTTGAAAATCGTTTTATTATTAAAAAAAATTGTCTCTTTCTTTGTAAGAAAGAGACAAGCTCAGCCTCTCAGTTTCGGCGCGTTATATTTACTGCGCAAAAATAGAGTTTAAAGGTGTATTAAGCAAATAATTAAGAATATTTTCTTGATTTTAATTTATATAATTATTTTCCAAAAGGAGAATATCTGTTGATATCTGTTTGTTTTTATGAAAATAAAAGGTTTATTATCAGATATATAATAAGGCAGTTTTTATAGTGTCTCTTTCTTACAAAGAAAGAGACACTATAAAAAAAGAGGAAATCGGCACCGGAAAACCAGCGTTTCATGACTCAATCGACACTCGTGCTGTTCGCAGCTATACGAACCGTTTTTCAAATCGATATACTCCTCCGGCATCCTGTCCCGGGAGATAATTTCCCGACCGATACATTTATCAATCTTTACTATTTATCACTTAATAACTACCAATTATGAAACATTTCAAGCATTTATTTTTTGCGGCTTTGTCCGTATTAACTCTGGCTTCGTGCAGCCAGGAAGATCAACCTGCGGCCGACGGCCCGGGTGCGGTTCCTTTAGGTAAAGACACGTACGCTTCGTTCAGCTTCCGTATCGAAGGCAACCAACCTCGTTCCCGAACCGCCATGGAGGGCGCCGCAGGTAAAGATGACAACACGGTCAGCGACGGCCGCCTGCTTATTTTCGATAACGTGACGGGCCTTTTGCTCAACAATGTCGCCTTTACGGTCACCGGCGCCGCGACCGACCTGACGGTACAAACGACTTCGGGTCCTCGGCGTATCTACATTGTGGCCGGGGCAACGAGTGATAAAACGCAGATTACCGGTCGTCTGGCCGGCCTGGCCGAAAATACGGCCCTGTTATCCGATTTCTACGCGCTGATGAGCGACCAAAAATATACGGGCGCCGCCGCCGGTGATACGGATATGGGCGAGGGTTTCAAAGAATTGCCGGTATCGGGGAAGTTCGTTATGAGCAACGTAGCCGACCGTAACGCCGTGAAAACGCTGCTTCCGGGCATCAGCAAGGAACAGGCCTCCGGAGGTACGGCCGAGGACGCCGACGTGAACCGCTTTAACTTCAACGTGCTGCGGGCCGTGGCCAAGGCCGACCTGAAAGTGGCGCTCAAAGGCACCGAGAAAGCGACCGCCGACGGCATATTCAAACTCAAGGACGACGTATGGTACGGGGTGCGCAACATCAACCGCTCCACACTATACGTACAGCAGTATATCAACGATAACGTAGATGCGGGCATCGACAACGCGGGCATCGACCGGGATATCCGCCCCTTCGCCGCCTTCTATAACGCCTTCGACGGTACCTCCGAGAATGACATGAAGCTGCAGGCCACCTTTACCCCGTATTACTTCGGCGGATACGCCATTAACGGCACCGACGCGGCCCATACCACCTTGTCGGTTACGGGGGGCACTCCCGTGGTAGGTCCCACGGTATTTATCAGCGAAAACAGCAACAACCGGCAGGTACGCGGCAACACCAGCTATTACGGCATTACCACACAGGTAAGCAGCATCGCCCCCGACGACATCGCCGGCACGATCACTCTGACCGACATCGGTCTGATCCGTAATACGGCCGCTACGACCGGGTATGACAATACCACGGGCGACAAGAGTTTCTGGCACATGCGCGAAGTTCCGGCCGACGTCCGGGCGAAAATGGATAACGGCATTAAGGAACGGTGGGTGTTTACCGACGTCGACGCGGCTTTCGAGGCCATGCGTATTTTCGTGAAAGTATCGGCTTCGATCACCCTGACGACCGCGGGATTCACGCCCACGGACGATTTCACCGCCACCGACCTGAAAGAAGCCTACCAACGGGCCACCGGCACGATCTCCACTCCCGGTACCGAGCTTAACGCCACGGACGCGGCCATCGTAGACCGTTACCTGGGCTATTACGCCAACGGCTTCAGCTATTACCGGCTGAATCTCTACGAAACGGTCGCCGGCGCTAAACGGCACTTGGTACGCCGCAACAACCACTATGGCGCCACGGTAACCTCTTTCGCCACTATCGGCGATCCCACCGAGGGCGATCTGGACAAAGACCCCGACAAACCGGTGGATGCCGACCTGACCAATGTTACGGCCGTTATTACCGTCATGCCCTGGTACACCGTCGATACCGAAGACGACTTGTAATGACTTCTTCGTCACCACTTCCCGATCCCTGTCATCCTTCGGCAGGGCCTCGGGATGACAGGGCTAAAGTGAACGATCACCCTAAAGTAAAATAAAGCAAATCTGAAAAGGAAAGAAAACAAAACATGAGAAAGATAGGCAAATGGATGTATATACTACCGCTGGCAGCGATCCTGAGCGGTTGCGTCTTGGATGACCTGTCTCTCTGTCCCCAAAACACCGGTCTGAGCCTGAGCCTGTCTTACCGGACAGGCGGGCAGGCGGCCGGCAAACTGCCCATCGAACGGGCCGACCTGTTCGTTTTCGACTCCCGCGGGCGTTTCCTCCGTACCCTGACCGACCGGCAGGGGCCTTTCACGTCCGACCGCCGCTACGAGCTGGAACTTCCCCCGGGAGACTATACCGTCGCGGCCTGGGGCAACTTGCAAAAAGACCTGAGGGTATCGCCCGATCCTTTCGTGCCCGGGATGACCACCCTGGAGGAAGCCTGTATCCTCCTTTCCGGACTTAGCGTTTCCGGAAAAGCGGATACAGGCCTCCAAAGAGTCAGCGGTCCCGAAAAATTCCTCTACCACGGCCGCACCGGAACGCTGCGGGTCGAGTCGGGGAAAAAAACCGGCGGCGTCATCCCGCTCTACCGCGATACCAAGGTCATCCGCCTGCAGGTGCGTTACCTAAAGCCCGACGGCAGCCCCTGTGACGAAGCCCGGCCCTATCCCTACGCCTGTATGTTGGCGGCCGACGGGGGACTGAAGTTCGACAACTCCTACCTGCCCCTTCCGGCTTTCGTGCTGGAAAATTCAGGCCGCAACGAGAACATTCCCAACGGTTTCGACGCGGTCTTCCACAAGATGACCCTGCGTCTGGACGAACCGCAAGAACCGGAGATCATCCTCACCGATCCCCGTAAACCCGGCCAGGTCATTTACCGCGCCGGCCTGACCCAATGGCTCAGGGGAACGGGATACGACACCCAGGAAGCCCTCGATAATACCCATGAGTATGTCGTGGAACTCCGTTTCGCCTGCACCCATACCACCGTACGCATTTTCGTCAACGGGTGGGAATACGTCCCCATCGACGAAGACATATAAACCGATACACGAATGAAAACCCGTACACATCCCCGCGTAAAATCAAGGAAGAGACCGTTCCCCAAAAGGACGGCCGCCCTGTTGCTGCTGCTTCCGACGCTCTGCCTGGCTCTGACAGGATGCCTGGTGGAATCCTATTCAGCGGCCGGCGAAGCCCCGGCGGGGGAGGAAACCGTGCCGGTGACCCTGCGGTTGATTACTCCCTCGGGGGGGAACCCCTCCCGAGGCCTGACCGCCGAAGAGGAAGCCCGGGTGAGCAACCTGTACGTCTTCTTCATACGAGAGGGGGACGGCACCGTGCACTCGGTTGTACCGGGCGAGGAGGCGGGCGCCGCCCCGGGCGAGGGCAAAACTTTCACCGCCCGGCTCGAGGTGGCCGGCAGCGCCGGACAGGAATTCCGCTGCGTGGTACTGGCCAACGCCGCCTCCCGGCTCTCGACCGATAACCTGAACCTGTACAAGGGGAAAACCTATGCCGAAATACAACGGATGCTCCTCAGCGACGAAATTACCGGCCCGCCCCTTACCCGTAGCGAAGGCTTCATCATGTGGGGCGAAGCCGCCGATCGGGTCGCGGCCTCGCGACGACCGCAAAAGATCACCGTGGGCCTGACCCGGGCCCTGGCCCGGGTAGACATCGGTCTGGGAGCCGACCCCGACCATTGGAACGGCAACGATGCCGGGGGACAGCCCATCCCCTTCCGGCTGAAGGGGATATATGTCTTTAAACCCAACGACCGGTACGCCTATATGCCCGTCGAGGGCGCCTTCGACCCCGGCCTGGGGCGGGTAACAGTCCCTTCGACAGCCGGCCGCCCCGCCACCGTGCCGTTCCGGTATGCCGTACCCGAGGGGGCGACCGCTTTTACCTCCTCGATCTACCTGCCCGAAGCCGACATTATACAGGGAGGCGCCGGACAGCCCGGCGACGCGAACCACACCCGCCGCTGCGCCCTGGTCGTACAGGGCTCCTACGATAACCATCCCGACAGCTATTACCGTATCGACTTCCGCAACGGACAATTACTCTGCGACCTGCTGCGCAACCACCGTTACCGGATGAGCGTCACCTCGGTCTCGGGAGACGGCGAGAAAACCCCCGAAGAGGCTTATGAGAGCCGCACGGTAAACATCACCGCCACCGTGCTGGCCTGGAACGACTGGTCGCAAGACGTCATCTTCGACGGGGTAGACCACGTATATGTGGAACAAAAAAAGATACTTCTGCCCGGTAACGCCGGCATCGAAGCGGCCATCGCCATCGAAAGCAACGTGGAGCCCGCCCAATGGCTGATGAGCCTCGACGGGGTAAACTTTACCGACGCTTCGATAGTCTCGGACGACGCCTTCGAAGTGACCAAACCCGCCCTGAAAGCCGGGGGAAGCCTGCGGATAAAAACCAAAACCCGGTTGGCCGACTCGCAAGAGAAAAACGCGGTATTGACGGTAAAAATACACCGCCTGGCCTTCGAAATCGCCATCGAACAGCGACCGGACACCCCCGAGGACTGGACCGACGGCGACAATTTCGACAAAGATTTCTGAGAAAAGCCCGACAATAAAAAAACGACAACCCAGCAACACCACGATATGAAGACTTTACATCCTTTCTACGCCCTAAGGGCTGTCCTGCTTTGCCTCCTGCTCCCTGCCGCCTTCGGCGGATGCACCCTGGAAGACGCCCGGCTCGAAGTCCCGGCAAGCGGACGGGTATACACCGTCAGCTACTCTTTCGAAACGCCCCTCTCGCGGGCGGCGGCCACCGGTCCCGAAAAAGAGGTAAGAGACGTGGCCGTCTTTTTCTATAAGGCCGACGAGGACCCGGCCAACGAAAGCTACATCGACTGCCAGTCGGTTACCGTACCCGAGGGCGGCGGAACGGCCGGAAGCTTTCCCCTGCCCTTGCCCCCCACCATCCTGCAGGGCCAAAAGTACCGGCTCCTAGTCATCGGCAATTACAAAAAATACGCCCCCGAAGGCAAGAGCCTCACCCAATACGCCGCCGATTACAGCACCCGCACCTACAGCAAGATGAAACAGGAGATACAGGGGCAACTCGCCTCGGACATCGCCCGGGTAACCGCCCCGTTGCCTTTCTACGGCGTGTTGTTGGGAAAAGACGGGGAAGAGACCACCCTCACCGGACCGGCCCCCACCGACACCGACCTGGGCGTATCGGTGAAATTCAGCCGTGCCGTCGCCCGGTTCGACGTGTCGAACCTCGTAGCTGACCGCCTGAAAATAGAATGGGTGAAGGTATGCAACTACCGCAACAAAGGATACTTTTATCACGAATCGGCCCCGGCGGGCGATATCGTGCGGGGTACCTCGGCAACGCCCCCGTCCCCGGGAGACCTGCCCCTCGGATATGTCGACGCGCCGGATCCCACAGGACTACCGGGCAGCCTGCGGCAAGACCTCAACGGAGGCGGGCTGTACGCCTTCCCCAATATCGTCTCGTACACCGCCCAGGACGACAAGCAGACCACCTGCCTGATGATAGCCGGCTATTACCAGGCCCCGGGTCAACCGGAAAATACTACCCGACTAACCTATTACCGCGCCAACGTAAGCGACAACGGCAGCGGACAGTTCCTTAAACGAAACTACGTGTACACGCTTACCATCGGCAACGTAAAAAGCGAAGGTGCCGAAACGGAAGAAGGCGCCGTAAACGAAAAAGAAAAGCTGCTCGACTACGTGGTGGACGACAGCTGGGAAAGCGAAAGCGGAAGCACCGTAACCGACAACACCGGAAACTTTCTCACCCTCTCTCGCACCTCGGTCGTGCTGGCCAGCTCGGCCGGATCCTCGGAAGTTATTAAGGTATCGGTAAAACAAGGAACGGGCTGGAAACCTGAATGGAAGAATAACCCGGACAATGCCTTCCGCTTCGAGCGGGTGAACGATGAGAGTTTCAGCATCATCACCAATGGAGACAACAACGAACTCTTTACCCGAAATGCCGCCCTGACAGTCAGCGTAACGGAAATTTCCTCTACCGTATCGCTCACGATAAACGTCATACAAATGTCCTCGATCAACGACCCGCAGATGCTCACTGTAGAAGGCCGTTCGGGCGACTTCGATTATACCGTGCCCGGACAGGGAGGAATCGTATCCCTGCAAGTAATTACCGGAAGCGCCGCCTCCCGGTGGAAGGCCGAGGTAGACAATAACCTCGTCACTTATATCAACGAGTTCACCCCCGAAGGCTCGAACAGCGGCTCTCTAAGTCTCACTTTCCTGGCCAATACCGAAGGAGAGCGCCGGGGAACGGCCACGGTAAGACGGTATCTGGCCGACGGTACCCCCGACAACAACGTACCCCCCGTGCACGTCACCTTCGTACAGGCCACCAGCCCCTACAAGGTCACTCTCGTACCCAGTTTTCTGGGTCGGCTGGAGATAGACGGCTTTACCTCCCGGACAGGTAGCCAAAACGGGGTCTCCTACTCACAGCGCTTCAACGTCATCCTGGCGGACCCCGTGAACTACACCTTCAAAGCGACCTCTACCTTCAATAAAAACTCAGACGCCTTTCTGAGCCTCGACAATCGGGATGACTCCCAAACCGCAGGCCCCCTGCAAACCTCGAAGACGGACTACAGCATCGTAACGGGAGAAAGCGGGCAAAACCTCTTCCTGAACGTGTTCCGCACCGGACCCGGTGATAGAGACATCGAAGGGGAAATCATTGTCACGGCCGTACCCAAACCGGGCACGAGCCTCTCGGAATTTACCGTCTCGCAAAGCGTCGTCATCAAGAGCGGGTGCAAGATCGGCGATATAAAAGCGGGCAACCTGCTTTGGGCCGACCGCAACGTAGGGACCATGCCCCGCGGCCCCGGCGGTTCGCTGGTAGGGCTCAACTACTCGAACGACCCCCTTAGCGACGACAACGGTTTACAGAATGGGAGTTATAAAGGAACCTATCATAGTTTTTTCGAGGCCCCGAACGAATGCGCCTCCTTTGGCACCAATATGCACTACGAAGGCGACCTGGCTACCGGATGGAGAGTACCGTCGAATGCTGAACAGGGCTCCATAGCCGGCAGGATGCTTTTCAGCAAACAAAGGGCCTTCGCTCTCTCAGACAACAAGATCGAAGGAAATGTCGGTTGCTGGTTCCCTTTATCCGGTAGTAGTGATTCTCCCAAAGAGATAAAAGGCATCTATTGGTCGACTGATAGGATGGGTACCACCGGTGGTTACTTCTTAGAATTACAGATAAGTTCTGCGGTTACTGCTGGTGATTATTACTCAGACGGAAAAGGACGATCCGTACGTTGCGTCCGGGATATAACGCCATGATAAGGAAATAACAACAAAAGAGGGTACCCCGGCTTACCGGGATGCCCTCTTTTTCACCCTTAGATTTTCTTAAAATTCACTCCGCCCCGGTCTCACAACTACAGGCGAGACTTTTTACGAAGGAATTACCAATAATGGGGTATCGGCATGGAACAACATCTTATGCGCGATACTCGGATTAAATAACCGGGCGAATATATTCCGCTTCCGGTTTGTTATGGTCAGAATATCTATTTTTTCGGAACGTACCAGTTTTTCTACCCCATCGAGGAAATTATTATTATCGATAATGGTATAATTGGCTTCCCGTCCCGGATAATGTTTTCCGAAATATTCTTTTATACCGGCGAGTTTTATTTCATTCCAGGTATCCGGCTTAGCCGACATGTGTACAAAAGTTATCTTAAACTTATAATCACCGAAAAGTCTCATAAACGTATCGAGAGCAATCAGATCCTGCTGGTCGAAATTGGTAAAGAAGGCGATATTGTTTACCTCGTCGAGCATCGAGAAAGATACATTTTCGGGGATGGCGAAAACGGGAAACTTCGCAAAATCAAGAACTTCCGCCGTTACGCTACCGATAAGATCGAGCTCCTTCTGGTCTTTCCCTCTTGTACCCATAACTACCAGGGTAGGCTGGTATTCTCTACAATAATGATTGATCTCATCTTCGGGAATCCCTTCCCTCAGGGTATAATCGAACTTCACATCGGCGAGCAAGCCGTCTTTTATTTTCTGGTGAAGCATTTCAGAAAACAATTTCATATCTTTTTTTACCCGTACTTGTACCTGTTTCAGAGCTTCATCTTCGGTAACCTCATAAGTAAAGGTATCGGTTACAGGAATCGCTCCGGGGAAATAAGGACTGAAATATACGTGAAGTAACATGACTTTCGCATCGTGATTTTTAGCGAAATCGAAGCCTATCTGACAGGCTTTAAAAGAATAATCGGAAAAGTCGATAGGAATAAGGATGCGTTTTTCGTGTACAGCAGGAGCATCGGGCTCGGCCTCTTTTTCATTGAAGATAGAATATTGCTCGAGGATTTGAAGTGCATGAGGCAAATCTTTTTCCCGTATTCTTACCCGTACACCAGACGATATAACAGGCTGTATGAGATTTACATTCTGGATAGCCACGGGAATATTCTCGCTTTCAAGGATACCTTTGATTATCTGAGCTTTCTCGTAGGTGTAAATGGCTATTGTAATTAATCTGTCATCGTCCATAATGCATTATTTTTAGCGTTTATATTCATTTATTCGGCAACCGTATTCTCTTCTTCGAGAATCTTCATTGCCATGTCATATATCTGAGTATTATCGAGAACTACAATACCGCCTTCGGGACCCGGTTCGATGTGCAAACCACAGTTTTTACCATATTCATAATTATTACCACCGAAGTAGTTTCGTACGGTCTGTACGGTTACATTCAATTCATCGGCTATTCTGTGCATCGAACCATCAGGCAAGCAATCTTTAATACGGCGAAGTTCATTAAATGTTATTGTCTTAGTCATAATAGTAATGTTTTTAATGGTTATACCTATGGTTAATTTTATACGCCTAATATAGGCTCAAAAATCGGTATTTCCAAATTTTACCCTGTTTTTTTTAAGTCGGAGAAAAGTTTTTTCCACCCGGCTTTTAACAAATCCACTCTTTTTATAAAGTTCGCCGGCCTGTAAGCATACAAGACCGGCGAAAGGAAAAAAAATAATTACTCGTTTACAGGTTCAAACTCGTCTTTACCCACCCCGCATATAGGGCAAACCCAATCATCGGGGATATCTTCAAATGCGGTTCCCGGTTCTATACCGCCATCGGGATCTCCTATTTCGGGATCGTATACCCAGTCACAAACAAGACAAATGTACTTTTTCATAATCTTCGCAGTTAAAAAATTAATTTATAGTATAACAAGTTGTGTGTATTTATGTTTACATTTAAAAACAACCTCCTATTATATTAAATAGCCGTCGAGT
The window above is part of the Coprobacter tertius genome. Proteins encoded here:
- a CDS encoding tyrosine-type recombinase/integrase, with the protein product MKNESNLNYPLPDILNKIIDSKKESGKLRTAANYLATVSKVNKYIGTDTRKFYLRDISPEWVSGFVDWLHRQHPGKPQTADFYVRNTRALYNQAVKLLVHDQHLRVNPFEGIAIKGIRRSGRALSQREVRGLLSTKLRCRLSRSQKETLDLLLFMLYMRGMVFQDIFNLRRNAVDAHGHIQYLRSKTGIPINFIVPPEALKIMNDYSRINSPYVFPFLHMHHKIKEKEIGEESALRRVNRHALAIGEKAGLSTPLTTYVIRHTWATLMLEAGKPVELISQCLGHTSIRTTQIYLSKISIHKVDREVEDMVNLMLRNGTKRPGSPIGKKKIDNNIKNNEKSRSVKQEYDKSKSHTHKLKIVLLLKKIVSFFVRKRQAQPLSFGALYLLRKNRV
- a CDS encoding universal stress protein, whose translation is MDDDRLITIAIYTYEKAQIIKGILESENIPVAIQNVNLIQPVISSGVRVRIREKDLPHALQILEQYSIFNEKEAEPDAPAVHEKRILIPIDFSDYSFKACQIGFDFAKNHDAKVMLLHVYFSPYFPGAIPVTDTFTYEVTEDEALKQVQVRVKKDMKLFSEMLHQKIKDGLLADVKFDYTLREGIPEDEINHYCREYQPTLVVMGTRGKDQKELDLIGSVTAEVLDFAKFPVFAIPENVSFSMLDEVNNIAFFTNFDQQDLIALDTFMRLFGDYKFKITFVHMSAKPDTWNEIKLAGIKEYFGKHYPGREANYTIIDNNNFLDGVEKLVRSEKIDILTITNRKRNIFARLFNPSIAHKMLFHADTPLLVIPS
- the rd gene encoding rubredoxin, encoding MKKYICLVCDWVYDPEIGDPDGGIEPGTAFEDIPDDWVCPICGVGKDEFEPVNE
- a CDS encoding Mfa1 family fimbria major subunit (Members of this family are fimbrial shaft proteins (major subunit proteins), found in the Bacteriodetes. The family is named for Mfa1 from Porphyromonas gingivalis, and is related to but distinct from the family of FimA from the species.), which encodes MKHFKHLFFAALSVLTLASCSQEDQPAADGPGAVPLGKDTYASFSFRIEGNQPRSRTAMEGAAGKDDNTVSDGRLLIFDNVTGLLLNNVAFTVTGAATDLTVQTTSGPRRIYIVAGATSDKTQITGRLAGLAENTALLSDFYALMSDQKYTGAAAGDTDMGEGFKELPVSGKFVMSNVADRNAVKTLLPGISKEQASGGTAEDADVNRFNFNVLRAVAKADLKVALKGTEKATADGIFKLKDDVWYGVRNINRSTLYVQQYINDNVDAGIDNAGIDRDIRPFAAFYNAFDGTSENDMKLQATFTPYYFGGYAINGTDAAHTTLSVTGGTPVVGPTVFISENSNNRQVRGNTSYYGITTQVSSIAPDDIAGTITLTDIGLIRNTAATTGYDNTTGDKSFWHMREVPADVRAKMDNGIKERWVFTDVDAAFEAMRIFVKVSASITLTTAGFTPTDDFTATDLKEAYQRATGTISTPGTELNATDAAIVDRYLGYYANGFSYYRLNLYETVAGAKRHLVRRNNHYGATVTSFATIGDPTEGDLDKDPDKPVDADLTNVTAVITVMPWYTVDTEDDL
- a CDS encoding FimB/Mfa2 family fimbrial subunit, with translation MRKIGKWMYILPLAAILSGCVLDDLSLCPQNTGLSLSLSYRTGGQAAGKLPIERADLFVFDSRGRFLRTLTDRQGPFTSDRRYELELPPGDYTVAAWGNLQKDLRVSPDPFVPGMTTLEEACILLSGLSVSGKADTGLQRVSGPEKFLYHGRTGTLRVESGKKTGGVIPLYRDTKVIRLQVRYLKPDGSPCDEARPYPYACMLAADGGLKFDNSYLPLPAFVLENSGRNENIPNGFDAVFHKMTLRLDEPQEPEIILTDPRKPGQVIYRAGLTQWLRGTGYDTQEALDNTHEYVVELRFACTHTTVRIFVNGWEYVPIDEDI
- a CDS encoding DNA-binding protein: MTKTITFNELRRIKDCLPDGSMHRIADELNVTVQTVRNYFGGNNYEYGKNCGLHIEPGPEGGIVVLDNTQIYDMAMKILEEENTVAE